Genomic segment of Carassius auratus strain Wakin unplaced genomic scaffold, ASM336829v1 scaf_tig00000127, whole genome shotgun sequence:
atttttcttcgttgtcagttataatcattaaaattaaaagaaataaacatttgaaatatatcagtctgtgtgtaatgaattaatataatatacaagcttcactttttgaatggaaatagagaaataaatcaacttttttatgttattctaattatataaccagcacctgtatacaaaaaaggcaaaaaaataaaaaatcaggaaCAGgaaatatatatagcctattagaatataatgttaaaaatatagtaaCACATGGAAATAATGACCAAGGACGGAgatatttgtttacttttctaAGGAGAACTGGACTGGAATGatgattttaagttttaataagtTTGAGTGAGACAACAGATGGCAGTAATGCAAAACTATGGATGCCAACTGCCGTGAAACTCCaacaaagaagaagaaatacTGTTGAACCTGTTATTATACAGGCTATGTGTTGAacctgtttttatattgtacGTAGGCCATTGTCGCTCTGTAGTAAACTCTTTGAAAACATGTCGAGGGGTGAGTACCCAATTTCCATAAACGGCACAAAGCAAATATATCTCCTCTGTGTTTCGTTGTTTGTTTACGTActctctgttttcattttcagctCTAATCATTACAGCTGGTGCTGGTAAGTGTAAGCAAAGACCAGCATATAATCTAGGCcctttttaaatgtgtttgagcACGaattaaagaatagttcaccccaaatatGATGGCCCCTCAgcccatcaaagatgtagatgagtttgaaaTCGGAACAGAAATGTAGCATGACAATATCATAATCAGAATGAGTTCAGTTAGctgatataaactatataaatgaTATGTCAGTAAACCacaagctgcgtgtttgtaataaacaattttattgacTTATAAATTAGctgtcctctatccataatatagcTTTATCCAGTGAAAAAATGAACAATTGTCTAGTCTGAATCACTAGAGAAATGCACAGACCAAGaaccatttacaagtgaaaaccgATCTAAATAAATCTATTTGGTGAATTTTGTtgtgaaaggacaacaggggttagactttttcactagagaaagcaGGACAGTTAAACGTTTCTTGCAAACATggagcttttcacttcacacaaCATTAACCGGTGGACTGAAGTGGTGTCCATTATTTGGAttattatctcttttttttcattatctgTTTGGATACTCATTTCtccttattaaattttttttattcaaatcttttctggtgaagaaataaactcatccaTATCTTGCATGGCTTGAAGGTGAGTACCTTTTCAGAAGATTTTCATACTTGTGTGAACCACTTATTTTATAGAAGTATTTAAAATTTATTAGAAAATTTaactgaatgctttaaactatttattttcctGTTGATTAGCTGGTGCAGTACTTCTGGCCCCTTTTGCGCTTGGCATGGCTGGGTTTACCACCGCCGGCATCACTGCAGGTTCTGTGGCAGCTGGCATGATGTCATCAGCAGCCATCTCCAGCGGTGGCGGTGTGGCTTCAGGAAGTTTGGTTGCTCTCCTCCAATCTGCAGGTATTTTCTAATCCTATATTAAGAGTATAAATGCCCTAATAAGagcaaaaaaaatgtaacacaCCTGTACTAAAATGAATTCGTCTGATAAGCTACACATGTAACTGAATTGTTTTGAAACGGTAGTTCCTGAGTAATGTCAATGGTAGGGTTTTTATTCTAAGATGCACGTATGAACTTGTATGACATCACTGGGCTGGGTACAGCTCTGTGTCATTCTGATTCAGTTTTTCCTGTTGTAAGGCGTTTTGTGTTCTGACAAGTACCTCTCACTGATCTCTATCCACCTTATTCCTACGCCCCATGACCCTTTTTCGTGAATTATGGGTGTAACATCTGTTAAGCTGTAAATCAGTAAAAGGCTCGCTTTATGAATGCAAaatatgttattgtttttttcaacTGGGCACAATGAGATGACATTATTCTACTCAGCCATTCAACcatcaaacataaaaataacagtgtAAAAAGATAAACGGGAACTTTCAACAAACCATGAATAACCCCAAAAGCCAGATTTGTTCAACAGCAATAACAGATGGGTGAAATATCACTGTAGTAATATCtgtattatgtaatatatgttgCCTTAATAAAATATGCCATAGATATTCTTATAACATGTCATTCTGTATCactctgtgttgttttttttttatttattataaaacatgaaGGGAAATCGACAGCTCATTCAAATAGAAGTTCCCCAAACCGGAAGTGGCAACCATAATTCAAAACGCAGTAGGCTTCAGTGGATACTGTGGCATTAAAAAGGAAAGTCTTTGTTACTGTGGCAAATGGGATAAAGTCCCTTTGGTGAAAAAGCCTTTGCCTAAAGGCTATTTTCTACCCCATTAGGGTTAGACAATAAAgcttctgtcatttttttagGCGCTGCTGGTATGTCTGCAACAGCAACAGCTGGTGTGGCATCTGTGGGCGCTGCTGCAGGAGCTCTAGCAAGTGGAGCAGTTGGTTTGTTGAAAAGGATGAGGAAATGAGAAATGTACTGGAGTCCAGAGAGCTTCTGTTTACAGCCGGCTACCATGAAAAGAGTTTAGCAGCAGCCTTAGAGTGTTTAAAGTAATTTTCTGTAGCTTGATTTGAAGTGTTTAGctaaattttaaaaataaggATGTAAGCAcccaaaacttgaaaaaaaatctgtgatttttCATTTAGCACTTTGTAACTAAAATTATACTGTGGCTCTAGGCTAGATGCGTGGTCTGTGTTTAAATTTATGTACTAAAAGCACTTTTACATTGTGTTTAcatcatgtgcagaattattcatattcactgTTTTTCATAGATTGCAAAAATGTACAGTAACTACTTTAAAATGAATCCATGTAGTAAATTCATGTTGCTAATAATGTGATTAAATTTGAATTCTGTCACCAGAATTCTGTTTGTCTTcgtcttttgttttaattttctgcagaAAAGGAgctggtttacacacagcttgCTGTCTGTGTGCAAAGAGGTGAACAAACAGACTTACAGTAGCTTATAAAGACAACGTTTCAAGGTGACGCCCTTTGGTCCTCAGCTTTTGACCAACTAGGAGACTCCATGGAGAGTCTCCTCCATCACACCATGTCATATCTTATACATTGCTAACGTTCATAAAAACATGTAAAGACTGACATGTATGCAAACACCTGGCAACTTTACAGTGGAATAAGTTTCttgttataattaaattgttgatCTTGTTCTTCTAAATTGTACAATGAAAATATTGGCCCATTAAGAAATCATTAACAGATTCTTTAGGAAACCAAAAAGTTATTAAATGGCTTTGCTTCTAAAAGTGCACTCACAGTGATCCCACAGAAGAGCCATATTtgaacaacattttattattctgAAGAACCATTTTcctctataaagaaccttttgtgaaattaAAGGTTACAGTTCACACTACCACAATAAACTTCTGTTACAGAGTAACCGTCACCATTAAGATGACAAGGAATCCGAACATTTCTCAGTTGACATTTACTATtatatctaaaaatgtaaatgaatggaATTATCAAGTTAAACATGTTCAAGAAGACAAAGACAATCACTTCTTTTTCCACACAAATGCAGTTTGTTAGGGTGTTGCAGAAATACTCCCATTCAGTTCTGGTTTTCCCGGATGGAGTCAGACGGCATGTGATTTCCCG
This window contains:
- the LOC113068805 gene encoding interferon alpha-inducible protein 27-like protein 2A encodes the protein MSRALIITAGAAGAVLLAPFALGMAGFTTAGITAGSVAAGMMSSAAISSGGGVASGSLVALLQSAGAAGMSATATAGVASVGAAAGALASGAVGLLKRMRK